From Anaerolineae bacterium, a single genomic window includes:
- a CDS encoding pyruvate, phosphate dikinase, which yields MSKKWVYLFDEVDEAEKAVGGDWEGVRALLGGKGANLGDMTRAGVPVPPGFTVTTEACNAYLAAGEKFPPGMWEQELEALKTVEKQTGKKFGDPNNPLLVSCRSGAKFSMPGMMDTVLNIGLTDEVVKGMAKLTNDERFVYDSYRRLVQMFGSVVMGIADEPFEEVLTEARQKAGVKSDSDLNAAQWKEVTEEFKKIFKAETGRDFPQDPLEQIKLATEAVFKSWNGKRAIDYRNAAKIAHDLGTGVNIQTMVFGNMGEGCATGVAMTRDGSTGENVIEGDYLNNAQGEDVVAGIRLTKPIEELKEEMPAVYAEFEAICGRLEKHYTEMQDVEFTIERGKLWMLQTRDGKRTAQAAVRIAVDMAEEGLISKEQAVLRVTPEQVDFFLHPQFDMQAKKAATLLAKGLNVSPGAAVGVAAFDADLAEKWAKEEGKAVIMVRPETKPDDVHGMLAAKGILTSRGGRTSHAALVARQFGKPAVVGVSTLDLDLVKRQMTSADGKVIKEGDWISIDGTAGEVFLGQLETLVPDLNDPYLVKLLSWADDARRLQVWANSDYPVDAERARKFGAQGIGLCRTEHMFFEAERLPHVQKMILAKDDATRQEALDKLLPFQREDFAGLFRVMDGLPVIIRLIDPPLHEFLPAHDELLREVVKLQVTGKDAKTLAEKEAMLNAVESMHEANPMLGLRGVRLGIHLAALTKMQVRAIFEAACQVAKEGVDVHPEVMIPLTSHVNELKVQQTTLEEEAKKVMAEQGLTVDYKFGTMIEIPRAALTADQMAEFAQFFSYGTNDLTQTTFGISRDDAEKGFLIEYIERKILPENPFASIDQAGVGKLMQMGVELGRKTRPDLEVGICGEHGGDPQSVFFCHKIGLNYVSCSPFRVPIARLAAGQVALKEKGVTAK from the coding sequence ATGAGTAAAAAATGGGTTTATTTGTTTGACGAAGTTGATGAAGCCGAAAAGGCTGTTGGCGGTGACTGGGAAGGTGTGCGTGCCCTGTTGGGCGGCAAAGGCGCTAACCTGGGCGATATGACTCGCGCCGGCGTGCCTGTGCCCCCCGGTTTCACCGTCACTACCGAAGCCTGCAACGCCTACCTGGCCGCAGGCGAAAAGTTCCCCCCAGGCATGTGGGAACAAGAATTGGAAGCCTTGAAGACCGTGGAAAAACAAACCGGCAAAAAGTTTGGCGACCCCAACAATCCCCTGTTGGTTTCCTGTCGCTCCGGGGCCAAATTTTCCATGCCCGGCATGATGGACACTGTCCTCAACATCGGCCTGACCGATGAGGTGGTGAAAGGCATGGCCAAACTCACCAATGACGAGCGCTTTGTTTACGACTCCTATCGCCGCCTGGTGCAGATGTTTGGCAGCGTGGTGATGGGTATTGCCGACGAGCCGTTTGAAGAAGTGCTCACCGAGGCCCGCCAAAAGGCCGGCGTTAAGAGCGACTCCGATTTGAACGCCGCCCAGTGGAAAGAAGTCACCGAGGAATTCAAAAAGATCTTCAAGGCCGAAACCGGTCGAGACTTTCCCCAGGACCCGCTGGAGCAAATCAAACTGGCCACCGAAGCTGTGTTCAAAAGCTGGAATGGCAAGCGGGCCATTGACTACCGCAACGCGGCCAAGATTGCGCACGACCTGGGCACTGGCGTTAACATTCAAACCATGGTCTTTGGCAACATGGGTGAAGGCTGCGCCACCGGCGTGGCTATGACCCGCGACGGCTCCACTGGCGAAAATGTGATCGAGGGCGACTACTTGAACAATGCCCAGGGTGAAGACGTGGTGGCCGGTATCCGCCTGACCAAACCTATCGAAGAACTCAAGGAAGAAATGCCCGCAGTCTACGCCGAGTTTGAAGCAATTTGCGGACGGCTGGAGAAGCATTACACAGAAATGCAAGATGTTGAATTTACCATCGAGCGCGGCAAACTGTGGATGCTGCAAACCCGCGATGGCAAACGCACCGCCCAGGCCGCTGTCCGCATTGCCGTTGACATGGCCGAAGAAGGCTTGATCAGCAAAGAGCAAGCCGTGTTGCGCGTCACCCCGGAACAGGTTGACTTTTTCCTGCATCCGCAATTTGACATGCAGGCCAAAAAGGCGGCCACGCTGCTGGCCAAGGGCCTTAATGTATCGCCCGGCGCGGCCGTGGGCGTGGCGGCCTTTGACGCCGACCTGGCCGAAAAGTGGGCCAAAGAAGAAGGCAAAGCCGTCATTATGGTTCGCCCCGAAACCAAGCCGGACGACGTGCATGGCATGCTTGCCGCCAAAGGTATTCTCACCAGCCGCGGCGGCCGTACCAGCCATGCCGCTCTGGTGGCCCGCCAGTTTGGCAAGCCGGCCGTGGTCGGCGTGTCTACGCTTGACCTTGACCTGGTGAAACGCCAGATGACCAGCGCCGACGGCAAAGTGATTAAAGAAGGCGATTGGATCTCAATTGACGGCACGGCCGGGGAGGTCTTTTTGGGCCAGTTGGAAACCCTGGTGCCAGACCTCAACGATCCCTACCTGGTCAAATTGCTCTCCTGGGCCGACGACGCCCGCCGTTTGCAAGTGTGGGCCAACTCCGACTACCCCGTAGACGCCGAACGCGCCCGCAAATTTGGCGCGCAGGGTATTGGTCTGTGCCGCACCGAGCACATGTTCTTTGAAGCCGAGCGCCTGCCGCATGTCCAGAAAATGATTCTGGCTAAAGACGACGCCACTCGCCAGGAAGCCCTGGACAAGCTGCTGCCCTTCCAGCGTGAAGACTTTGCCGGTCTGTTCCGCGTGATGGACGGCCTGCCTGTTATCATCCGCCTGATTGACCCGCCGCTGCACGAGTTCCTGCCGGCCCACGATGAACTGCTGCGCGAAGTGGTCAAACTGCAAGTTACCGGCAAAGACGCCAAGACCCTGGCCGAAAAAGAAGCCATGCTCAACGCCGTGGAAAGCATGCACGAAGCCAACCCCATGCTTGGGCTGCGCGGCGTGCGCCTGGGCATCCACCTGGCCGCCCTCACCAAAATGCAAGTGCGCGCCATCTTCGAGGCCGCCTGCCAGGTAGCCAAAGAAGGCGTGGACGTTCATCCCGAGGTTATGATTCCGCTGACCAGCCACGTCAATGAATTAAAGGTCCAACAGACCACCCTGGAAGAAGAAGCCAAAAAGGTGATGGCCGAACAAGGCCTTACTGTGGATTACAAATTTGGCACTATGATCGAAATTCCGCGGGCGGCCCTTACCGCCGACCAGATGGCCGAATTTGCCCAGTTCTTCTCCTATGGCACCAACGACCTGACCCAAACCACCTTTGGCATCTCCCGCGACGACGCCGAAAAGGGTTTCCTCATTGAGTATATTGAGCGCAAGATTTTGCCAGAGAACCCCTTTGCCAGCATTGACCAGGCTGGCGTGGGTAAACTGATGCAGATGGGCGTTGAGTTGGGCCGCAAAACCCGCCCCGACCTGGAAGTGGGTATCTGCGGCGAGCACGGCGGCGACCCGCAGTCGGTTTTCTTCTGCCACAAGATTGGGTTAAACTACGTGAGCTGCTCTCCCTTCCGCGTGCCCATCGCTCGCCTGGCGGCCGGGCAGGTGGCTTTGAAGGAAAAAGGGGTTACGGCCAAATAA
- a CDS encoding glycyl-radical enzyme activating protein has product MNKGIIFDIKKFSIHDGPGIRTTVFFKGCPLHCCWCHNPESQARRPERIFRKTRCIGCGACLAVCPQAAVSQNGNGIITDNEKCNLCGTCVETCYAQAREIIGREMTTAQVMAEIEKDVAFYDESGGGVTFSGGEPLLQPDFLLALLRACRDKEIHTVVDTSGFASWETLDSIRAYVNLFLYDLKLMDEVRHQKFTGGSNQLVLQNLQALSQQGHQIILRVPVIPGINDDAENIRQLGQFIAALPQAHPVELLPYHHLSADKYERLNMAYQLSEIRPPSAERMAHIAKILQEFNLLVKA; this is encoded by the coding sequence TTGAACAAAGGCATCATCTTTGATATCAAAAAATTCTCCATCCACGACGGGCCGGGCATTCGCACCACCGTTTTCTTCAAAGGCTGTCCCCTGCATTGTTGTTGGTGTCACAACCCGGAGAGTCAAGCCAGGAGACCGGAACGAATATTCCGCAAAACTCGTTGTATTGGCTGTGGGGCGTGTCTGGCGGTTTGTCCGCAAGCAGCCGTTTCGCAAAACGGCAACGGTATCATCACCGATAACGAGAAATGTAACCTTTGTGGAACTTGTGTTGAAACCTGTTACGCCCAGGCCCGGGAAATCATTGGCCGCGAAATGACCACGGCCCAGGTGATGGCGGAAATTGAAAAAGACGTTGCCTTTTACGACGAATCTGGCGGCGGCGTTACCTTTTCCGGCGGCGAACCCCTGTTACAGCCAGATTTTTTGCTGGCGCTGCTCCGGGCATGCCGAGACAAAGAAATCCACACGGTGGTAGACACGTCCGGTTTTGCCTCGTGGGAAACACTTGATTCTATTCGGGCCTACGTCAACTTGTTTTTGTACGATCTCAAGTTGATGGATGAGGTCCGGCATCAAAAATTTACCGGTGGGTCTAACCAGTTGGTTTTGCAGAATTTACAGGCCCTCTCTCAGCAGGGACATCAAATCATCCTCCGGGTGCCGGTTATTCCCGGCATCAATGATGACGCTGAAAACATTCGGCAACTGGGCCAGTTTATAGCCGCTTTACCCCAAGCCCACCCGGTGGAGCTTTTGCCCTACCATCACCTTTCGGCTGATAAATATGAGCGATTAAATATGGCCTATCAACTATCCGAAATCCGGCCTCCCTCGGCAGAAAGAATGGCCCACATTGCTAAAATTCTGCAAGAATTTAATCTGCTCGTAAAAGCTTGA